The Oryctolagus cuniculus chromosome 5, mOryCun1.1, whole genome shotgun sequence genome includes a region encoding these proteins:
- the LOC100342131 gene encoding olfactory receptor 1f45-like — protein MNCSKTPGFVLSGVSNDAGKCQFLFLLFLTLYLLGLLGNLILLLAIITDIRLHTPMYFFLSQLSFVDLCFTTTTTPKMLGDLWTRSGSISFSGCLTQLYFFAVFADMDNLLLMVMAIDRYAAICHPLWYPLLMTPCRCGVLVGVSWGVAHSVSLIHTILLSQLSFYINQDIPHFFCDFGPLLWLSCSDTHLNEDLMMALAGFLGMMPLLCIISSYAHIFYAVLRVPSAQGKRKALATCSSHISMVILFYSTIFATYLKPPSTSHSSGELVAAVTYTLVTPTLNPFIYSLRNKDVKSSLKMILGMKNFQH, from the coding sequence ATGAACTGCAgcaagactcctggctttgttctctcGGGGGTGTCCAATGATGCAGGGAAATgccaatttctctttcttcttttcttgacTTTATACTTGCTGGGCCTCCTAGGGAATCTGATTCTTCTGCTGGCTATCATTACTGACATCCGCCTCCAcacgcccatgtacttcttccttagCCAGCTCTCCTTTGTAGACCTCTGCTTCACTACTACCACAACGCCCAAAATGCTGGGAGACTTGTGGACTAGGAGTggatccatctctttctctgggTGTCTGACACAATTatatttttttgctgtttttgctGATATGGACAACCTGCTTTTGATGGTCATGGCCATTGACCGCTATGCTGCTATTTGCCATCCTCTGTGGTACCCACTCCTAATGACTCCTTGCAGATGTGGGGTACTAGTGGGTGTGTCATGGGGAGTGGCCCACTCTGTATCTCTGATCCATACTATATTGCTATCTCAACTATCTTTCTATATTAACCAAGACATTCCTCACTTTTTCTGTGATTTTGGCCCACTTTTGTGGCTTTCCTGTTCTGATACCCACCTCAATGAGGATCTGATGATGGCTCTGGCTGGGTTTTTAGGAATGATGCCCCTGCTCTGCATCATAAGTTCTTATGCTCATATTTTCTATGCTGTGCTTAGGGTTCCGTCAGCACAGGGGAAAAGGAAAGCCCTGGCCACATGCAGCTCCCACATCTCCATGGTCATTCTCTTCTACAGCACAATCTTTGCCACATACCTGAAACCCCCATCAACTTCTCACTCCTCTGGGGAACTGGTTGCTGCAGTCACATATACCTTGGTGACTCCCACTCTGAACCCTTTTATTTATAGTCTGAGAAATAAGGATGtgaaaagttcactgaaaatgatTCTAGGCATGAAAAATTTTCAGCATTAG